Proteins from a single region of Acanthochromis polyacanthus isolate Apoly-LR-REF ecotype Palm Island chromosome 11, KAUST_Apoly_ChrSc, whole genome shotgun sequence:
- the LOC110968891 gene encoding IgGFc-binding protein-like → MNMTCNPDEICQVRNGVMGCYLQQCSLTTNGTLSTFSGEYGTIAAPGGYELVQNCNQSSSDWFRVVISLQHCNPTFNTLMAVYVFFNNMMIAVTSKHGVWVDGREMTQTTFSQNNVLIEVSDGTVRINSSSSIQLSFTPANELIMTVSDEVADTICGGCGKLESFTTARADLRQKLLVKLHEIPISLSALDISQWTDPAFPLCE, encoded by the exons ATGAACATGACATGCAACCCCGACGAAATCTGCCAGGTGAGGAACGGTGTGATGGGCTGCTACCTCCAGCAGTGCTCTCTGACCACCAATGGCACCCTCTCCACATTCAGCGGTGAATATGGCACCATAGCAGCGCCGGGAGGCTATGAGTTGGTCCAGAACTGCAACCAGTCATCATCAGATTGGTTCAGGGTGGTGATCAGCTTGCAGCACTGCAATCCTACTTTCAACACGTTAATGGCTGTCTACGTGTTCTTCAACAACATGATGATCGCTGTCACCAGCAAACACGGCGTCTGG GTAGATGGAAGGGAAATGACTCAGACCACCTTCTCCCAGAACAACGTGCTGATTGAGGTTTCTGATGGTACGGTGAGAATCAACAGCTCCTCCAGCATCCAGCTGTCCTTCACTCCGGCTAATGAGCTCATCATGACGGTCAGCGATGAGGTAGCGGACACGATATGTGGAGGATGTGGGAAGCTTGAGTCTTTCACCACAGCAAGAGCAGATCTGAGGCAGAAACTGCTCGTAAAACTTCACGAGATTCCGATTTCCTTGTCAGCTCTGGACATCAGTCAATGGACAGATCCTGCTTTCCCCCTGTG TGAGTGA
- the LOC110968900 gene encoding extracellular matrix protein 1-like, with protein sequence MQNCSTLHNESKKNSLSEPNVPFPPARPTAHNLAAVCHQGQGRPRYPDSFFPPSFFSHFRRRGKAINRLELWFTLCCSGLVAQQSSQILCCTQQAWKQALSQFCVDEYSTMTVPYVCCEASGDARWSCFNSKPENPNYNPTLGYTAPPMNWEPGFTFNPQAC encoded by the exons ATGCAAAACTGCTCTACGCTGCACAACG AGTCCAAGAAGAATTCTCTCAGTGAGCCCAACGTCCCGTTCCCTCCCGCCCGTCCCACCGCTCACAACCTGGCTGCCGTTTGCCACCAGGGTCAGGGTCGTCCCAGATACCCGGACAGCTTCTTCCCACCGTCCTTTTTCAGCCACTTCCGCCGCCGTGGAAAAGCCATCAACCGGCTGGAGTTGTGGTTCACGTTGTGCTGCAGTGGACTGGTGGCTCAGCAGAGCAGCCAGATCCTGTGCTGCACCCAGCAGGCT TGGAAACAAGCTCTGTCTCAGTTCTGCGTGGATGAATATTCCACCATGACCGTCCCGTACGTTTGCTGTGAGGCCTCAGGAGACGCTCGCTGGAGCTGCTTCAACAGCAAGCCGGAGAACCCAAACTACAACCCAACGCTAGGCTACACGGCTCCTCCCATGAACTGGGAGCCAGGATTCACCTTCAACCCCCAGGCTTGTTAG
- the LOC127536110 gene encoding IgGFc-binding protein-like: MGNLHYTFDQSYYTFMGNCTYVMAKNCHVDAALPAFEVDTKNVNADSSVLVPSVGTISINVYGFNIEIVQSEFGLVRVNYQQWNLPINLNNGQVKFYQQGLFVVVEADFGLTVQYDWNQYLAITVPGSFAGSVCGLCGNFNSKKEDDLTTPSGSVASSVAALGASWKVPDATNDAYCQDECGSQCADCSLGVDQKLETQIFCSGLIPNYAELLGCQLNIDSSEFETNCMINLCRGEDMTTYLCNSLQGYADICQMSGVKSINWRASAQCPVPTCPANSHYEFCGSACPATCANRNSACNSSCVEACVCNDGFILSGSQCVPEAQCGCTYEGRYVEAETSFWGDETCTELYTCSAGGGLSSSQTGCPSGQQCQVVAGLRGCYALSYATCMVSGDPHFVTFDGQRFNFQGTCVYEMASVSSNQTSLEHFSVVLQSSGQDKRIGSVVQLVEVMVYGYNFTISKEYPGAVVVNGELSNLPMTLENNKLHLYTSGWFAVIETDFGAKVYYDWNSVAFVIVPSTYVGAMQGLCGNYNLNLKDDMQMRDGRQASTSEELGQSWKLASVPGCVDGCSSPCPGCNSTQTALYNTSSYCGLISDPAGPFRDCHSTIDPTGFLNDCLYDVCLYQGSGSMQCKTLTAYTAACQLQGVTVYPWRSAQFCGKIMDESL; encoded by the exons ATGGGGAACCTCCACTACACCTTCGATCAGAGCTACTACACCTTCATGGGAAACTGCACCTACGTCATGGCCAAGAACTGCCACGTTGATGCTGCCCTGCCAGCCTTCGAGGTGGACACCAAGAACGTCAACGCGGACAGCAGCGTACTGGTCCCATCGGTGGGGACGATCAGCATCAACGTTTACGGGTTCAACATCGAAATAGTTCAGTCCGAGTTTGGTTTGGTCCGG GTGAATTACCAACAATGGAACCTCCCGATCAACCTGAACAACGGCCAGGTGAAGTTCTACCAGCAgggtctgtttgtggttgtggAGGCAGATTTCGGCCTGACGGTGCAGTACGACTGGAACCAGTACCTTGCCATCACAGTGCCGGGGAGTTTTGCCGGCAGTGTTTGCGGCCTGTGTGGGAACTTCAACAGCAAAAAGGAGGACGACCTGACGACCCCCAGCGGTTCGGTGGCCAGCAGTGTAGCAGCACTGGGAGCTAGCTGGAAGGTTCCTGACGCTACAAATGACGCCTATTGCCAAGACGAATGTGGCAGCCAGTGTGCCGACTGTTCTCTCGGCGTAGATCAGAAACTAGAAACGCAAATCTTCTGCAGCGGCCTGATACCAAATTACGCCGAGCTCTTAGGCTGTCAACTCAACATTGACTCCAGCGAGTTTGAAACCAACTGCATGATCAACCTCTGCAGGGGTGAAGACATGACTACGTACCTTTGTAACTCTCTTCAAGGCTACGCTGACATCTGCCAGATGTCAGGGGTCAAAAGTATAAACTGGAGAGCTTCTGCTCAGTGCC CTGTACCCACCTGCCCGGCAAACAGTCACTATGAGTTCTGTGGGAGCGCCTGCCCCGCCACATGTGCAAACAGAAACTCGGCCTGTAACAGCAGCTGCGTGGAGGCTTGTGTCTGCAACGACGGTTTCATCCTCAGCGGCTCCCAGTGTGTCCCCGAAGCTCAGTGCGGCTGCACGTACGAAGGCCGCTACGTGGAAGCTGAAACGTCTTTCTGGGGCGACGAGACCTGCACCGAGCTCTACACGTGCTCGGCCGGCGGAGGTTTGTCCAGCAGCCAGACCGGGTGTCCTTCAGGGCAGCAGTGCCAGGTGGTGGCCGGCCTCCGAGGCTGTTATGCCCTCAGCTACGCCACGTGCATGGTGTCCGGTGACCCGCACTTTGTGACCTTTGACGGGCAGCGCTTCAACTTCCAGGGCACCTGCGTATACGAGATGGCCAGCGTCTCCTCCAACCAAACCAGCCTGGAACATTTCAGCGTTGTGTTGCAGAGCAGCGGCCAAGATAAGAGGATCGGGTCCGTCGTCCAGCTGGTGGAGGTCATGGTGTACGGTTACAACTTTACCATCAGCAAAGAGTACCCTGGTGCTGTTGTG GTCAATGGTGAGCTTTCCAACCTCCCTATGactctggaaaacaataaactCCATCTCTACACCAGCGGCTGGTTTGCTGTGATCGAGACAGACTTTGGCGCAAAGGTCTACTACGACTGGAACAGCGTAGCGTTCGTCATCGTCCCCAGCACGTACGTGGGAGCCATGCAGGGTCTCTGCGGCAACTACAACCTCAACCTTAAGGACGACATGCAGATGAGAGACGGACGTCAAGCCTCCACCTCTGAGGAGCTCGGCCAAAGCTGGAAGCTGGCCTCCGTCCCCGGCTGCGTTGACGGCTGCAGCAGCCCCTGTCCGGGCTGCAACAGCACCCAGACGGCTCTGTACAACACCAGCAGCTACTGCGGCCTCATCAGCGACCCCGCAGGCCCGTTCCGTGACTGCCACTCCACAATCGACCCCACAGGTTTCCTGAATGACTGCCTGTATGACGTCTGCCTGTACCAGGGCAGCGGCAGCATGCAGTGCAAGACTTTGACTGCGTATACAGCCGCCTGCCAGCTACAAGGCGTCACCGTTTACCCCTGGAGGTCGGCTCAGTTCTGTGGTAAGATCATGGACGAATCACTGTGA